Below is a window of Sporosarcina ureae DNA.
AGCAGTAAGTGCGAAATGATTGAGTGTGTCCGTCTTGCCCATCGATGGTCTCGCCGCAATGACAATGAATTCACCATCTCGGAATCCGTTCAGTACATAATCCATAGACTGTAAGCCCGTACTTATTCCTGTCATGTGCGGTGCTTTGATGAATGGTTGTTCGTATTGAGATGCAAGATAGTTGTCGAGTAACTCCAGTTCCACGGATGCATGATCACTATCCAGTTCGTCTAAAGCATTCTGAACCTTCCCAATCACCCACTGCTCGGCCAACGCTCGCTGCAAAGTCTTTTCCGTTTCAATCTTCTTATACTTGTTGATCACGATATCCAAGTATTCGTCAAAGCGATCCGGGTTTGCAAAGCGACGTAAATCCGATACATAATTTGCTCCACCTAGTTCTGCTGGTTCACGTGTCGTCAGAATGGTAATGAAGTCGACTGAGCGTCCCTGTAATGCCAATCCTTTCATGGACAGATAAATACTTCTGTGTAGCTGTGTCTCAAAGAAAGCTACTTGGATTCCACTGTCGAGTATTAGATAGTTTTCTTGCATCATCGTACCGAGAAGACTTTTTTCTACTAGTTCGTTCATCATACGTGATCATCTCCTTTCGTGAAATCTAGCACTGGCGGAACGAGCGGGCGTCTTTTCGGTTTCTTCGACAAAGTCTGTTCGTTCACATAATTTTCGAAGTTACTTGCGCTAAACAACGTCGCAGGCCGCAAGTATTGGTTGAATTCCGGTAGATGCAACCACTGATTTGTTTTGAGGTCGATGACACGTATGAAATCTTCTTGTGTATATCCCTCGCTCAATCGATCGTTGATACATTTTCGAGTAGTAACGTTTTCAGTTTTGAACTGTTTTCCGGTTTTGTTATTTAAGTACTCAATAACAGAATGGAGGACGTCGAGATTCATCTCGACACTCTTTTTATTCTTTATTATTAAAGGTTCTTTAAGTTCTTTAGTTATTGGCTTGCCCAATTCCGACACCTGGAGTTGCTCAACATCGACACGTGCAGCTGGCGGTGTTGGACAATCGATTTGCCCGATTCCGAACGGATTTCCTGGGAATAACGTATAGTCGATTCGGTACCACTTTGTTTTGTCAATTTTCATTTGGTTGTGTTGATCTGTTGAAATGAGATAGCCCTTATTTTCCAAATCATACACAATGCGTCGAATCGTATTTGTAGACCAAAACGTAAATTCTTTTGTCCAGTCCACATACGTCTTATAGACCCATTTATGACCGTCCTTACTGTTTTTGGAAACAAGCGAACGGAAGTGCAATTGCTGTAAAAATAGTGCGCCATTTATTCCCACTTCGTGTACAAGCGATGGTAATAACGGAATCGTCTCTTCTTCAATTAATAATTTCATATGGTGGTCCCCCTAAATTTGTTGTAAGAGTACGCGTTTCGCACTCCTTACACTCCATATAGAAAGTTTTTCAGGAAAGGATACTCATTTTGAAAATTAATTTTACGAAATTTAAAAATGAGTTGAAGTAATGTACTCCAACCCCTTGTAACGTATCGCTTTTCTCTACACATACATTGCATAATTAATTCGATAATATTTCGATGTACTTCCTTCTCTGCCGGTCATTACGTCCAAATAGCCGATGGTTTCCAAATTCAAAAGAATGCTTTCGATCATCTTGAGCGACCAGAATGGGAACATCTCTTGCCATTCATTTGCCGTTTTATAAATCCAGCAATCTTGATTTTGTTCATTTTTCAAGCTGTAAACATACGCATGAATTTCTTGCAATGCGAGGTATTCATGCCAGGCGTTTTGTTCCACTAATAAATTCGGCGTTTTTAAATAGTGCATAGTAGCGGTTTGTCTCATATCCCATTCCCCCTCGATGTAACTTGCTCGTTTCATACGTTATATAGCGAGATTTATAGAGAGGGATACACAAAAAATAAACCGGTCGCTTTTACTACAAGCGGTCAGTTTATGATCTTTACTGATTGGGTGCTCAATCTCACCCACAAGTGTCGTGCCGTGTTACCGTTCCATTGATACTCCAATGAATGCTATACTAAGATACGTTGAAAACAGACTGCTTTAAGCTATCATCATCGACAGACATGGTTGTAATGATTTTCCAACGATTTCAGTTTTCTACTGCAGAAGAATAGCCGCTGAGGAAGTAATTGGGGATGCCTAGTTATGCATAGAAGTATTTGTTGTTTTTATTCAATCATCCATATCGTCAAATCAAAAATTTGCTAAATGAGTGCTTTGCAGCGTGTATCATTCATGCTTCTTTTAAACTTAGCTACAACTCATTCGAATCATGCAATGGATCATTTCATCACCGTTTACAAGACATGCTCTTCGAATTTCACATAAAGAATGACATTACATAAAACTGCACATACTAATTTGCAGTTGGAAATGGGGGATTATATTGAATATCACAAAAGTATTCTGGTATAGCATAGTCATATGTATAGCAATTGTACTTTGGGGATCTATTGCCCCTGAACATCTAAATGGATTAACCGCATCTATGACAAGTTTTATTTATACTCATTTTGGTTGGTTTTATATGCTCGTCATTGTTGCCATGATAAGCTTTTGTTTTTATATGATGTTCTCACGTTTTGGTAAAATCAAACTAGGAAAAGATAGTGATCAACCAGATTACAGCTTACCAGCATGGTTTGCCATGTTATTTAGTGCAGGTATGGGAATTGGGCTCATGTTTTTTACAACAGCAGAAACGATTTCACATGCTTTCATTAAATCACCAAACGCTGTGCCGGGATCAGAACAGGCGATTTTGGATTCTATCCAATATACATACTTACACTGGGGTTTTCATGGCTGGGGATTATATGCCGTTGTCGGTCTGATCTTCGCTTATTTTAAATTTCGTGTCGGTGCACCTGGGTTAATTAGCGCAACACTTGAACCATTATTTGGAGAAAAGGCTATGCGTGGTCCATTCGGGCAAATAATTGATACCCTCGCTATTTTCGCAACCGTTGTCGGCGTTGCCTCCACACTTGGATTTGGCTCAGCACAAATTAATAGTGGGTTAACCTATGTATTTAATACACCCAACACTTTTTGGTTTCAGTTGCTTATTTTGGCGATTGCGACTGTCATTTTCATCCTATCTGCTTGGTCAGGTATTGGAAGTGGTATAAAATACTTAAGTTCAATTAACATGTGGCTTGCCATCATACTATTATGCGCACTATTTGTAGTTGGTCCATCGATGTATATTTTAAATATGTTCACAACGGGTATTGGTAATTATATAAGCAACTTTATTCAAATGAGCTTCGAGTTAAAACCAGAAAACACAGAACAGCGAGCCTGGATTAACGATTGGACAATTTTTTATTGGGCATGGTGGATCTCTTGGGCGCCATTTGTTGGAATGTTTATTGCTCGCGTATCAAAAGGACGAACCATCAAACAATTTATTACGGGTGTATTAATCGCCCCTACACTTGTGACCATGGTCTTCTTTGCTGTTTTTGGTGGTTCAGCATTGAATATAGAGCGAAACGGTATTGCCAAGTTATCTGAATTAGCTACAGAAACGGTGACATTCGGTATGCTGCAGCAGTATCCATTTGGAACCGCACTTTCATTCTTGACGATCATCGTCATTGCGATATTCTTTATTACGTCAGCCGATTCAGCCACGTTTGTACTTGGTATGTTCAGTACCGGTGGTCAGCTAAATCCATCCAACTCAGTGAAAATCATTTGGGGTTTACTACTATCATCGATGGCTGCCATTGTCATGTATTACGGAGGGATTGGCGGATTTCAGAACATGCTTATTATTGCTGGTTTACCTTTTTCCATTATTCTTATTTTGATGCTCCTGTCTTTTTACAAGACAATCAAGAAAACACGGTAAATGGTAGTATAGACTATATTTTAGATGAGGCGGGATCATAGATGAAGCTATTAAACGTTCGTAAAGGTCAATTCGTTTATTATAAAAATAAATTACACAAAGTATATTCTATAAAAACGTTCCTTCAAAAGTCGGTTCACCTCATTCGGTTGGAAGATTATGAACAAGAATTGGCTACAGCGAAAAACATTGATTATTATAAACCAAGACATTTGGATAGTTTTGTTTTCCTTAAAAAACGTTATACACTTGATAAAAACGTCAAAGCTAAAGTCGGCGATTACATTTTAGTTATCAATCCAAAGCCTGATTTGCTCGATTTCCATCATCTTCATGCAATAGAACTCGTTTCATCGATTGAGAAAAATGGCATAGTTAGTAGTAAATCTAATGGCATTAAACATCATGAATATTGGGTGATGGTACCTGGGCTTATGGAAGGTGCAACGGATATTGACTTACAAAATCCAGCGGTAGATGTAGTGGATGAACACGTATTAAATGAGACAGAAGCCGAATTGCTGGAAACGCATATACCGAAAGTCGGGGATGTGTATCAAAAAAATGATAGTGTCCCTTTTAAAGCGATGATCATCGCAATAAAAGGGGAAAACGTCTTTTTAGGTGGCAATGTAGAAGTGGAAATGAGTGAGTTAATAGATAATGAAGAATGGAGTTATGTACCAAGTATATTGAACTAGTAATTTGAGATGACAATGGAATAGTTGCCTATTTCTAATGCACAACGTTACTAAACGTTGTGCATTAATTTGTAATAATGGATCTAGATACTGAATGAATCCAATCGGAAATATCCTGAATCACTTGTTGATCAATATGCTGTGCAACGTTATACTCTTTCTTTGCTTTTCGTATTTCACCATAAACAGATGGCATGAACGCATGATTCAAATTGGGATAAAGTTTATACTTAACCTTTGGATGATCTCCCAAAATTTCTTGATAACCGTTAAAATCATTATCCACTGAAACATGGAAGTCTTTCTCTCCTTGTAGAATGAACAAAGGCTTATTTAATGCAAGTAAATATTTAGCAGATGGATGTTCACCCATTTCTTTCAAATAGTACGCTCTAACATGTTTCCCCAAAACTTTAGTTGTTTTTGCTTCTTCATCGCTTAGATTATAGATGTTCTCAAGTTTTGCCGATAACGCTGCTATTTGTTTACTCGCAATTACTTTCAAAAATTTATTAAGTGAATGTAATACTTGATTATTTTGATCTATTAAGATTTCTTCCAATTTGCGTGGAGACCCAGCCATAATTACAATCCCAGCAAAGTTACCACCTTCTGCATCAACTCTTGGGGCCAACATTCCACCTAAACTATGACCAATAATGAATATTTGGTTTGGATCAATACGTGAGTCTTCTCGTAAAAAATTGGCGGCGAGAATTGCATCTTCGATCGTTTCTTCTTTTACAGATAGGGCACTATCTTTTTTCATTTCTTTGCCGTAGGTGAATGTTCTCTTATCATATCGTAGGACGGCAATTCCCTTTTTCGACAAACCATCAGCAAGATCCTTAAAAGGATAAATGTTTCCTACTTTTTCATCCATATTGCTTGGACCAGAGCCATGCACCAATACAACTCCAGGTATCAATTTATTCGATTCTTCAGGAAAGGCTAAAATTCCGTTTAGTGGATACTTCGTTTGGGCACCGATCACAATCATTTCATCCGTCATTCTGTTCCCTCCTTAAATGGTCAATCAATATACGATTTATAATAGTTTCGTATAGTATGCACCGCTGACATAACGTTATTCTTAACTTGGATAGGCTTCTTTCAGATAAATGACAGTTTGCTTAATTAATTCCACCAATACTTCTATATCAATATCGTCTACTTTGTTTATATACACACATGATTTTCCGGTTGTGTGTTTCCCGAAACGTTCCAATAACTCACTTCTATGTTTTTCCCCCGGAGTAACATATAAACTGATTTTAGCCTTTCGTGGTGAAAAGCCAACAATCAGTGCATCGCCTTCGTGTCCAGATTTATATTTGTAATGATATTTGCCAAATCCTATAATACTTGGTCCCCACATTTTAGCTTCATAACCTGTTGCATCTGTAAATATATCTAATAACCTAAATGCATCTTCGCGTTTTTTAGGTTGTTCTACGTTTTCAATAAATTCTATAACACTGCTGTCAGTTTCTGTAGTTTTTAATTTGTACATCATCTAAACTCCTTTAAATGCTAGATGTTAGTTACTCGTTTAAAGTTGAAGAAATTCTTTCCCTAACACCGTAACATTAAGTATTATTCAATGGCCATCAGAACTTCCAGTGTATAGGCTTCCGCCCCCAATGCATGAATATAACGTTCCAATCCAAAGCTTTCTCTAATCCGTATCCCAGGTTTATTTATCAGTTCTGAAAATACATAAGGTATACTCTCTATTCCGTCCAATACGTCTGCTACAATAAATTTGCCGTTTGGAATCACTATTTCTTGCAAGTCAGGTATCCCTATACAGTGCTCTTTTTTGATACCTGCTAAATAATGAATGAAACCATCCTCTATTGCTATGGTAATGCCAAAGGATTCATCAGCCAGTTTAACATTTGGATATTTCTGCAGTTCTTCGTTTAATCGATCCCACAACTTAGGAATCTCCGAAATAGGTCCTTTCATTTCAAAACCTTTCACTGTGAATGATTCCATATATATTATTCGTGTTTCCATTGACTTCACTTCCTACTCATTACTTAATTATGATCTTCTTCTGAAATTACAGTAAACGTTACAACTACTATTATTTTTTTCAACAAATGTTTATCTTGAATGAACTTATGATCCAGTACTTCTTAAGTTTAAAAACAGCACACTAATTGGTAAAGAGTATCCTTTAGTGAGCTGTTTAATATCTCTTATTTTATACTAATTGTGCCTGTAGACTTAGTTGCAGCTAAATGTAGTTATTGTTCCAACATTTTTTTGAGTTGCTCACCAAAATTCATCCAACTATATTTAGCTCCTTCCAGTGCTCCTTTTGTTGCTTTTGTTTGTTCACTGAAGCCGGTTTATTCAAAATGTACTCGTGTAGCAACTTCTGATTCTGCTTTTAATGTCCATGTAATTATAGTGGTTTCCCCTGCGCTTGCCCACTTGTAAGAGAGGATATAAGGCTCCTCTACTTCGAGCACCTCACCATCCACGATGCCATCCCACCATTCATTTGGCTCTGAACGAAATTGGAAGGCTTCTCCTATTACTGGCTTAAAATCATTTTTCCAAATCCATTTTTCCAATATATTTGAATCTGTTAATGCCTTCCACACTTGCTCAACTGAACTTGTCATTTGAAAATCTAATGATACGTCTGCCATTTTCTATTCCTCCAATATTCTCTTATAGACGATACGTCTTCCATACTCAAATTCTCGCAAATAACCATCTGAATTTTTAGTTTGAAGTTATCGGTAATTTCGTACAAAAGGTAAGTCTTACGCATCCGCTAACACTATTTTCAACCCATCGGTAAGTCCAGTTGCCAAGAAACACCAAACTGGTCATTTAGCCAACCAAACTTCTTACTGAATCCATAGTCCCCCAACGGCATAAGTGCTTGTCCATTCATCAATAACTTTTCATACAGTGGGTAAAGATTGCGTGCATCACTGTACCTTCTTCTCCCGCTTCATTTTCTCCATAATGAATTATACTTGTAATACCCGAGTCTTCAATAAGTGAACAATAATAATTCATTGCTTCTTCTGCGTTGCCTTCTTGAAACATTAAGAATGGCGTCACTTTTTTCATAGGTAATCATTCCTTTCCTGTTACGTCAAATGAGTTATTATTGCTATCCAAATTTTTATAACCTAACTAGTATATTACCCAATATACCATTAAGTAATACGAACATTCTATGTGGAATTCATTTTCAACTTTTGTTGCAAATGAACCACTTTCTCTATATACCTGTACTAGTGATTCATCGCTATTTTTGTCTTTACAACGTATAATGAGGTAACAGAAGAAGATTTATTTATTCTTTAGTTTAAAAAAGAGGTGCAATGACTTGAAACAATTTGAAACAACATTACCTGAGCAGTATGAAGCATTAAAAAAACAGGCCAATTATACGTCTAGCTGGCGAGATCGTTTGGAAGCAGTCAAAACGTTATCGGATTATAAACATGACAAAGTCATAGATTTATTAAAAAACCGCATGCAGCATGACACTGTCCACGAGGTGCAAGTAGCAGCGTATGAAGCACTAGCAGCGTTTGGTGAGGATGTAGAGAAGCCAGCGCCTGCACGTTTTGACATTATCAAAAACACAGACAAGATCTTCTTGCGCGTGAAAAAAAGCTTGCCGAAAGATCATACCGTGGCAGACTTTGCGGATAAACTAAAACGTATGCGTGTAGATGTCTTTGATGCATATGAAGGCAACAAAGGTGCAGAATTTATGAACTGGTTAGAGCAACGTTGGGCGAAGCTGTAATATGAAAGAAAGCCATTTTCTCAGCAGAGAAAATGGCTTTCTTTATTTCACATTTACATTAAAATCATCCACTTCAAAATTCCTTCACCCGTAGCAGCCTTCTATTTCTCTTTGTCGCCAAATCTGCCAGTCTAACCGGGATAGGTGTTCGACTTTCATTATTGATTAATTCCATAGTAATAGAAGTTGCGGTCGGTAAGTCTATATAGTTCCCACATGAAACAAATATCGGTTTTACATTTCGATGCGTTCGTAAAGCTCTGCCGTAGATCTCTTTGTGTATACGTATATCTTCATAAGAACCCGCCTCGTTTTCAGGCATTTTAAATTCGGCATACGCTATTTTCAAGTAACTTTTGGCAATGCCGATAGTTGGTTTATCCAGAAAGAAAGAAGCATGCGTTGCGATTCCCATATGCCTCGGATGTAAATAGCCATTGCCATCAAACATAAATAGATCTGGCGTGTGCGTAAGCTTTTTGGCCGCTTCAATAACTAAAGGAAGTTCCCGAAATGCCAAATAGCCGGGAATATAAGGAACGGTGATC
It encodes the following:
- a CDS encoding conserved phage C-terminal domain-containing protein → MKLLIEEETIPLLPSLVHEVGINGALFLQQLHFRSLVSKNSKDGHKWVYKTYVDWTKEFTFWSTNTIRRIVYDLENKGYLISTDQHNQMKIDKTKWYRIDYTLFPGNPFGIGQIDCPTPPAARVDVEQLQVSELGKPITKELKEPLIIKNKKSVEMNLDVLHSVIEYLNNKTGKQFKTENVTTRKCINDRLSEGYTQEDFIRVIDLKTNQWLHLPEFNQYLRPATLFSASNFENYVNEQTLSKKPKRRPLVPPVLDFTKGDDHV
- a CDS encoding BCCT family transporter produces the protein MLNITKVFWYSIVICIAIVLWGSIAPEHLNGLTASMTSFIYTHFGWFYMLVIVAMISFCFYMMFSRFGKIKLGKDSDQPDYSLPAWFAMLFSAGMGIGLMFFTTAETISHAFIKSPNAVPGSEQAILDSIQYTYLHWGFHGWGLYAVVGLIFAYFKFRVGAPGLISATLEPLFGEKAMRGPFGQIIDTLAIFATVVGVASTLGFGSAQINSGLTYVFNTPNTFWFQLLILAIATVIFILSAWSGIGSGIKYLSSINMWLAIILLCALFVVGPSMYILNMFTTGIGNYISNFIQMSFELKPENTEQRAWINDWTIFYWAWWISWAPFVGMFIARVSKGRTIKQFITGVLIAPTLVTMVFFAVFGGSALNIERNGIAKLSELATETVTFGMLQQYPFGTALSFLTIIVIAIFFITSADSATFVLGMFSTGGQLNPSNSVKIIWGLLLSSMAAIVMYYGGIGGFQNMLIIAGLPFSIILILMLLSFYKTIKKTR
- a CDS encoding alpha/beta hydrolase family protein translates to MTDEMIVIGAQTKYPLNGILAFPEESNKLIPGVVLVHGSGPSNMDEKVGNIYPFKDLADGLSKKGIAVLRYDKRTFTYGKEMKKDSALSVKEETIEDAILAANFLREDSRIDPNQIFIIGHSLGGMLAPRVDAEGGNFAGIVIMAGSPRKLEEILIDQNNQVLHSLNKFLKVIASKQIAALSAKLENIYNLSDEEAKTTKVLGKHVRAYYLKEMGEHPSAKYLLALNKPLFILQGEKDFHVSVDNDFNGYQEILGDHPKVKYKLYPNLNHAFMPSVYGEIRKAKKEYNVAQHIDQQVIQDISDWIHSVSRSIITN
- a CDS encoding DUF1801 domain-containing protein — its product is MYKLKTTETDSSVIEFIENVEQPKKREDAFRLLDIFTDATGYEAKMWGPSIIGFGKYHYKYKSGHEGDALIVGFSPRKAKISLYVTPGEKHRSELLERFGKHTTGKSCVYINKVDDIDIEVLVELIKQTVIYLKEAYPS
- a CDS encoding GyrI-like domain-containing protein; the protein is METRIIYMESFTVKGFEMKGPISEIPKLWDRLNEELQKYPNVKLADESFGITIAIEDGFIHYLAGIKKEHCIGIPDLQEIVIPNGKFIVADVLDGIESIPYVFSELINKPGIRIRESFGLERYIHALGAEAYTLEVLMAIE
- a CDS encoding HEAT repeat domain-containing protein yields the protein MKQFETTLPEQYEALKKQANYTSSWRDRLEAVKTLSDYKHDKVIDLLKNRMQHDTVHEVQVAAYEALAAFGEDVEKPAPARFDIIKNTDKIFLRVKKSLPKDHTVADFADKLKRMRVDVFDAYEGNKGAEFMNWLEQRWAKL
- a CDS encoding endonuclease V — its product is MKIDIQDVHPFSNDHKKWNAIQSGLNEKIRLVNSTSASAMHLIAGVDVAYWEDDGMEWGVCSIVVIDYATKAVIEETTSKGMITVPYIPGYLAFRELPLVIEAAKKLTHTPDLFMFDGNGYLHPRHMGIATHASFFLDKPTIGIAKSYLKIAYAEFKMPENEAGSYEDIRIHKEIYGRALRTHRNVKPIFVSCGNYIDLPTATSITMELINNESRTPIPVRLADLATKRNRRLLRVKEF